Proteins encoded together in one Terriglobales bacterium window:
- a CDS encoding D-2-hydroxyacid dehydrogenase has translation MKVLIVLHHQFELWNAPAWLADRLRRDFHKLDITQRDDYEGIEDYLRDAEIVITWSLRPEQFRAARKLRWIHSTAAAIHQLLFPELVESDVILTNAREVHGPVGAEHALALIFALTKRLPAAIRFQSQHVWGQGLVWRDSQPTWEVQDSTLGIIGLGSIGRELATRAAALGMRVVAVREHPEKGMAGVNAVYGPDQLDEVLAASNYVVLAAPITPKTRSLLTAERLTKMRSDAYLINVSRGPLVDEAALITALQKKQIAGAALDVFVEEPLPAGSPLWDMENVLITPHTAGITEKLWERQYALIHDNLRRFLAGEPLRGVVDKSMGY, from the coding sequence ATGAAAGTCCTCATCGTTCTTCACCATCAGTTTGAGCTCTGGAATGCGCCTGCATGGCTGGCGGATCGTCTACGCCGCGATTTTCACAAGCTCGATATCACCCAGAGGGACGACTACGAGGGGATTGAAGATTATTTGCGTGACGCCGAGATCGTCATTACCTGGTCGTTGCGTCCCGAACAGTTTCGCGCTGCCCGCAAGCTACGCTGGATCCATTCCACCGCGGCGGCCATTCATCAGTTGCTGTTTCCCGAGTTGGTGGAAAGTGATGTCATTCTCACCAACGCGCGCGAAGTGCACGGCCCGGTGGGTGCCGAACATGCGCTGGCATTGATTTTTGCTCTCACAAAAAGACTCCCGGCGGCGATACGTTTTCAGTCACAGCATGTCTGGGGACAGGGCTTGGTGTGGCGTGATTCGCAGCCCACCTGGGAAGTCCAGGACAGCACGCTAGGAATCATCGGCTTGGGCAGCATCGGCCGCGAGCTCGCGACCCGGGCGGCCGCGCTTGGCATGCGTGTCGTAGCGGTCCGCGAGCATCCAGAGAAGGGAATGGCCGGAGTTAACGCGGTTTATGGCCCCGACCAGCTTGATGAGGTTCTCGCTGCGTCAAACTATGTGGTGCTCGCGGCGCCAATTACCCCGAAAACGCGCTCCCTTCTCACCGCCGAGCGCCTCACCAAAATGAGGTCGGACGCCTACTTGATAAACGTCAGCCGCGGCCCGTTGGTTGATGAAGCTGCCCTGATTACGGCTTTGCAAAAGAAGCAAATCGCTGGCGCCGCTCTCGACGTCTTCGTTGAAGAGCCGCTTCCAGCCGGCTCTCCGCTATGGGACATGGAGAACGTCCTCATCACGCCCCACACCGCCGGAATAACCGAGAAGCTCTGGGAGCGCCAATATGCGCTTATCCATGACAATCTGCGCCGCTTCCTCGCCGGTGAGCCCCTGCGGGGCGTGGTAGATAAATCAATGGGTTACTAA